The Diabrotica undecimpunctata isolate CICGRU chromosome 3, icDiaUnde3, whole genome shotgun sequence genome includes the window aacaaacgcacaagttctcaaacaactaggaaaacaatacgaagtttccataaaaatcaggaagcTGGAATTAAGGCACATCATGAAAGGTGAAAAAGATGAACTATTAAGGAATACAATGGAGGGCataatcaaaggcagaagaagcttAAGAAGACGTAAATTCTCGTGGACATCTACGTGGATGGTTTGGATGATGTTTAATAGAACTAGTCTGGCGCgcaaccaacaaaattataattgccagaattatttccaatctccaataggagcggaacttgaagggTCTTGAAGGGAAGGTCAAAAAATGGCcaattttatcttttttcgtCTATGAGCAAAAAATGAAACATTTGAAACAACTATGAGAGTAATATACTTGTCatataaaaaacttcaaaatggCGTTTATTAATGTTTCTCTCcgtatttgttgcttagaaagttacaaaataaatcagatatttcaattttttatacatgttaacagcttttttaaaaatgaataaatatcatatatttagttttcttaacgttgagttttattTCATACTGGTCTGGcgattttgttcattagattttgaaggtcttctcctcAATAAGCCAGCACTAAGGTATCGttggcatatctaatattgtttgcGGTTACACCATTCACAATTAAAGAGTAGAGGGGAGAATACacagccttgtcttactcctctttttatatttattttatcccaCAGTTCTTGTTTAACTTTTATTCTTGAAACTTGATGTCAGTATagatttgttattattcgtaaatCTCTATTGTCCTATCCAGCTGTTTTCAATATTTCTTGCATTTTGTTATGTCAaccttgtcaaaagccttttcaaaatcgattgcacatATGTATATTATGAATCAACTCAGGTATTAGGCGACACCCATATtgcattgttattattgttattgtaaaatttattggaACAATCACGGAACAAATTTGAGAGTAATAAACTTAtcatataaaaacttaaaaataagtcagatatttcggttttttatacatgttaaaagatttttttaaaaatgaataaataaatcatatatttagtttccttaatgttgagttttaatccatactggtCTGGTAaatttgttcattagattttgaaggtcttctcctcAATTAGCCAGCACTAAGGTATCGTAAGCCAGATATAAGTTGTTGTCTCTATTAAATATTTCCTCTCAATTCAAGTTAAAGAAAAGACACGAGGCTATACAACCTTGTCTTActcctttttttatatttattttatcccacagttcttgttcaacttttattcttgccacttgatgccagaatagatttgtaattattcgtaaatctttattgtccaatccagctgttttcAATATTTATAGCATTTTGTtgtcggactttgtcaaaagccttttaaAAATCGATTGCACATGTATATTATGAATCAACTCCAGGTATTAGGCGACACCCATATTGCATTAGCCTTATCCTAGCATACTCTCTCGAGAGTAACCATTCTTTCCCTAAGTTACGTGGGACAAGAATTAAGCAGAAACAAACAAagcaaacaaataatagaaacaacGCAGACTCAGTAATCCAGAAATGATAAAACTGAATCCCGTGTCAGGTCTAACTTTCGCAGATGCGGTAAATCCTACCCAAAGTCTACAAACACATGTAAGATATATACAAAATAACAGTGTGGACAGTAAATTTAGTactgtaaaatatttatatattttaattcaaatcTATGCTCACCTAATAAATTGAGCATACCACTATTCCTCAAACTAATCTTTGAAGTTTCTGCTACGTTACTACTGGCGCTTTTCACAACCTTCGCGGGAGATTCCTTTTTTCCCGCCAATAAACTTTTAGCCTTTACATTGATATTTTCTTTCAAGTTTGGTTTCACTTTGATTATACTTTGTTTATCGGTGACATTACCTACCGTCACCGTGACATTTCTTTGGCGTTGTGAGGCGTTCTTCTTTGTATGCCTCTGGAAGGTTGCTTTTTTAGCTACTATCTTTAAAGGAGTTTTTGCAGCActctaaaacaaaattattgtaagaaGTTTGTTTCATATCTGTCTAAATATTCTATcataacaaataaatatactattaaaataaaataatataaaaaatctgtAGTATGGTTATAAAGTAGTGATATTTTAAAGAAACATTCCAACAGATCATTATTCATAGTTATACAAAAGAAGAACACATTACTAATAGTATAAAGGTGGGTAACTGAGGAAAATTTGTAGAATACTGAGATGTATTTAAACATACGTCCTGATCAGCATTGATCAATAAGAAACTTAGTAGATTGTAGATatacataaaattcatatttttggaCAAATCGCGTATAtgactaaaaatatttaatatctgatgattCTACTCTAGGTTTTAAATCATtcagaactttttataaagaataactttttttcataacattaaaaataaaaaagttttccatataacgcagtttttcaaaaaatattaattatatatatatatatatatatatatatatatatatatatatatatatatatatttatatatccaCAATTCATATATTTTGACCAACCGCGTGCATCtctgaaaaatttaatatttgatgattgtatggtttcgattttttattaaaaaaaaaataatacatgcgAAATACCAACCTGTAACTTTTGCCCTTTCATTGAACTGGACTTTGAGAATGTTTGTACTTTCTTCACTTTTTCAAAAAccaatttaatatttcttttggcaATAGGTTTATTCAAAACACCGCTTTTCTTCTTCATTTCGACGTTTTTGGCCTTTAAGATTTGAGCTGGACTCGGTAATGACGACGTTGCAGCTTTTCTTTTTGCCAAGTCAGCCATTTCTGCCAACTTCTTGAGCTTTTCTTCAGCTTCGTAAGCTTTTCTTTCTTTCCCCAcgttttcttctactttcttttGATTGTTGTCTATTCTCAAACTCTTCCTTGGTTGAGTCTGTGAATTTAGATCAATATCCAATTTTCTTTTAACACCCTAAAAAAGAGTAAAATTAACACAACTTCCACCAAACTATTGCATGTAGAATATCTGATTTTTGagattaaaattgaaaaattagtATTGTGAATGGCCATTATATTATGAGAAATGAGCATTcaattaacgaaataaaaaaactaataaattaccGACCAAATTCATTGTATTGTAAAACAAATTTacaaaacttttataaaaattattacaaacaaGTACAAGTCAGTAGAACAAGAACAAGTCGTAAAGGCTACTATCTTGAGACAGAATCCTAATAGAAAATGTCAACGAATATTCCACTCCGCCTATCTTTTATGTACAATAGTACTCCGGGGGTACTGCATCGGTATCCGAGGTTCCAGTTATCCACGGTATGTCATAGATGGGATAAAAGATGTATAATGTATTCGTTTTTCGGTATGCCTCTTTGAACTGCCGCATACTAAAATTTTACGGCTACTGCAAGCCGAAGATAGTTTCATGGGTTTCGAAATAGATAcaacttgaaaaatattaaaattatttccaGAGTTATTTCCaactcattttaaaaaaattattgaggaATTAGAACATGAGAAAGTTTTCAACTCTGACGAGATTTGGTTTTTTTGGAGAAAATGCCCAATAGGATTTACATTCATAAAAAGGCTAAATAAGCTCCTGCATTTAAAGTATGGAAAGCTCGAGTAACTCTGATATTGAGTGACAAAGCATATGGACATACGTTCAAGAGTAATGTTATTTGTCGCAGAAAGTgagtaaaaaaatagaaaaaaaacaagaaagaCCTTGAATAATTTAACCACAATTAATTGGCAAATAATGGTATTAATGaggaatatttaaaaacaaaataaatatgtaataaaggTAAACAATGAATAACCATGAAACAACAACAATGAAAATCCAATGTACGAAGATGTAGGTCAATCTTCAAACAATATAACTCTAGAATTTTAAAACTGACAAAACTAAATATATTCGACCTTGATCCATAACAGTATAAAAACGTCCCAGAAAAGTTTTCAAAACTTTACATATCAGAAAATCAGAATCATTTTTGTCATTTAAAATGTCATAATGTCTGATGGGGCTATGCCTTAACACTGATATTGTTACAAGACTCAAAACTCCCCATTccttccaaaacaaaatataGAAGAACGGTTACAATGAGAACCAATATGAGGATCATAGAATGAGACACTAAGTAAAATGGACATGATGTCTAGCACTAAGCACGTCTGGAATGTGATAAACAATTTAACGGGACCTTACCAGCAACAAATGTGACAGCATACCAACCATTGGGGAATTGCAAACCAAATCACCAGTGAAAATCATCAAAAATTGTTCAGTATGCACCTGAAATCAGCAAACAGAATAAACCTGGATTAAAGAACCTGACAGACAACCAACCACATATGAATGACCCAGTTAAACATAATCTGATTATATGGGACACAAAGACCAGAAACGACGTACTCTGTGAATGAGAAGAAATACAGAATATGGAAAACTTGATATCAGAAGAAGTCCCTCGATGACCTATGGCTCGTAAAGCCGTAGCCTGACACTAAGGAGAAAAGTCGTATCAggactacaaaaattaaatacatatacATGTATTCTACGTAAGGAACAAGTAACTCTTCACAGACCGTTACTTTTTGCttacattctattttttttttatttcgcagCATTTTGTTATCGTTATGAACGAATATCGGACATGTTTGGGTAGAATCTCGTAAATAATACGAATAATGCGCGTTAACGAAATAGAAAACTGTAATAAGgccaaaaattttaagaaaactttaaaaattttaagaaaaagaaaatatgtttTAGGAAGCGAAAATATGTATATGTGTTATGTATTTAAAAACATTCAGTAAATTATTTGTCATAtttagtatataatatataatatataatataatatatatatatatatatacatatatatatatatatatatatatatatatatatatatatatatatatatatatataaattatgtataatatataactCAATATAATAAGGTTCTTTCTTTACCATGCTTTTAGATTCTCCCTCTCCATTATGCTTTACTTTGGTGCCATTCGAGGCCGTTTCGGACTTCGTCTTTTTACCACTTCTCAAATTATGCTTTCCGTTTCGTTGAAAGTTGTCTTCTTCCTCATCCTCTAAACAGGCACTATCTACCTCTAAGTTGCTGGACGAGACTTCGTTACATTGTATCGTATTGTCTTCTTTGTCTTGCGTTTGTGACTTGCAGTTTTCTTTGCCGCTGTCTGTTACCCATGGTTCTCTGGGATCGAAACTGGTACTCTCGCGGGGTTTCGGTAAAAAATTTCTTTCTTTCAAAGGGAAATTGGTCATCGTTGAGGTAAGGTCACTTGACGAAACGGAAGTAGATTCGATAGGCAATGAGGTTATTGGTAGGCACTCGTCTTTGTTGTGTTGTGGGGGTGGGTTAGATGGATGTTGAAGCGGGTGAAGGATAGGTGTCGGATCTGGTACGGATTCGAGAATTGTATTTGAGGAGGCGACATCTTCTAAAGGATGATGATCGATGGGGGAGCTATCACAGTTACTGCTACATGATGATTCCTGAGTTGAGCCACCATCAAAACGGGTCATTATTTTCAAGCCTGAAACAATTGCGTACAATATAATAAGTTttacaacaattaaaatactaaCTAAAGCCAAGGAAATTAACAATGAGCAATATTTACAGAATAAAATTAAATTGCTAAACAATTGTAAGTTTtaacaaaacaattaaaatatacagggtgtttgaaaaaggtatgtcataaatttcAACTttccttagtacaaaagtgtacacacaaaaagttacagccctttgaagttacaaaataaaattttttttttgcgttatctcctaaactacttgacattttgtaataaaaatggacacgttactttcttgtcctgaaagcatttttcataaaaaagaaacaacaaaatctaagcgcacacaaaaattttaagggggaAGTGCAGCCCTAAATCactccaaacttttgagtacgttcaaattaaatgaattttgtggcatgattagtttaacacattatttttaaattttttttatctcttatcacttttttcaaaaaacagtttttattgagttatggcccttttcattaacctttaaaaaattacgtgcaactaaataaatggcttaaatgaattaacaagtacaaaaaatgtctataacctctataaatatgatattacaataaatgttgaaaatgaccctcATTTTCTTGTTGAAAGCAATctgaattcaaaaaattaaactcctttgagatgtggtgctacaggagaatccacagaatattgtagactgaaaaagtaactaatatagaggtgttacaaagaatgaagaaagaatgtgaagtcataaaaactgttaaaattagaaagattcaatatctgggtcatataatgaggggcgagaagtacgtattacttagattaattatgcaagggaagatacaagggaagagaaacccaggacgacgcaaaatataatggctaagaaatttgagagagtggttcggttgcagctcattagaattattcagaagcgcggccaataaaattaaaatagcgatgatgatttccaacctccgataggagaaggaacctgaagaagaagaatagagtgCAGTGTTGTTAGAGGTCTACACATGCTAATGTTTACGTCCGCTGTATCGCTTATTgaaatttaagtaataaaatcaCAAGTAATAAAATCCTTGATAGAGAAAGttatagaatacaacaagccattgatattaatatttgcaGATTTTGGGAAAGCATTTGACTTAGTCAAGCATAGCTTTATGTTAAGAGTTCTTACAGAGTGCAGTGTTGATCATAGGTCTTCTTCACATCACAACTCTTCTTCGAATTATATAATAGGGCAACAGCTGCAGTGAGAATGTACTATGACCACACAAACACATTTCACTGCTTTGCATAAAAAAGCAAATGGAAACAGACGTCAATTTGCTAAAATATTTTGAACCACATGTAATAatacattattaaaatattattattattaaaacattattaaaaggTGGAAAAATtaagtttctttttttaacgTTCAGACTTTATATATATTGTTTAATTAAATGTAATTAGACATATTTTATGATAAATAAAATGTGATCATGTACAACAGATTTAAGCACGTTCAAATATACAGTACTTTTAATAAgtgtaattatatttttttactcaATTTAATTACATGTGCGATAAGGCAAgtgattaataaaaaaagaatttaaatatctgaaAGTATATTACGAATCATAACGATTAGGTGATTTTGTAAAAGTCAATATATTGTAttaataaagttattaaaaatatactcttgaaacattttatttttttaatcataAACCACTgttatataaattacaaaatattgttataaaaatacaattattactTTTGTCAAAGTTAAAACAATTATCTAGCATTTTAACAATTCTCTAGTGTTAGAGCAAGAGGACTTAAATCCATTTTTAGCCAAAATGGGTTACTACACATCTGGTTGTAAATTGTGAAGAAGTTCGTTCTGGTAGAAAAGAATTAAGTCTATCTTAAAATATAAGGTTAATATTAAGACTAGTTCAACGAACATAAGTTGCATTAGACTATTTTAGTTTGAGCAAACAAATGTATATGTACTAccacaaacaataaaaatttgctACCAAGTAGACCATCAGATCATATAACTGCTGAAACTGCGCAGTTAGAGACATCCCTCTTAAGTTAATTCAGAAAATTACTCTGCTAGCGACGAAATatcatataaaaataaagaagattaGAAGAAGCGCAGTTAGAGACATGTGAAATAAACGGTTATGAAAAAAATCACATTATCTATAATGAGGAAACTATTGTATGCCAATATGTATTACAAGTATTAAAGAAGTATTCCAGAAACTAAGAAAAGATAAAACTTTAAAACGACATTTAGATCACGAATATGATACACCACAGATAAATATTCAAAGAAACAGATAATGAACTTAAGATTAATGAGACTTAAAAAACTGCAGATTAAAATGTAAGGAATGGTTATTGGAAGAACTGAGAAGTAACATTTTTAAAGAATATTGTGGACTAGGAAGTAATGAAAAGAGGcaatattttatagttttatgaGTTCAAAGGAAAGAAACATAACGTACACCTATTTTTTCCAAATAAATGGACAGATGCGTAAGTCCTAAATACGAAAGCCATTACACAAGGCGGGTCGATAATAAACAGGATCTAAACTTATGACTTCAATTTGACGAAAATGTACCAACTTTACTTAAGAGGTCAAAACCTAGTAGGAACAATTATATATAAAAGAGAATTTCATAAACTTATTCTAAAGTTTAAGGTCCCAAAAACAGTCGTCTGTCATAATTGTGAAGAATTAAACATGAAAATTGCTGGTATTAAACACACCTAAGAAATGAGCCTGTTGAAGATCTCTAAAACAACACACCACATTGATGCAGACTTAGCTTATACATATAAGCAGTTGTATAAAGAGAAGGCCAAGCAAGACGCCTCATTTGTCTATTACACTTTCGATCTTCAGCAGTGCCTGCCAACGACTTTTTGGAATATTCTGTTTCTTTTTATAAGAGAAAGTACTGGACTTACAATTTAACTGTACATAATTGTGCTTCAGAACTTAAGCCAGATCAAACTTtgttattttactatatttcgtATCAAACTATATATGTATTGTAAATGAGCTGTTTTCGATCCATATTTGCTGAATGCAGTATGTATTTCATTTACTGACTTCCTCTTGCCCTAACGCTAGAAAATTACATTACTCATTATTTTAAAAACAGGTGCTACAGCATTTACTGTTTCTACCCGGGTTTGAGCAAAATGGAATGAAAAACTCTAGGACCCATATTTTTACATATAATGTATTAATACATTGTCCTGCAGTCGAACTTTTCGTTATGTGCATTGCGAACGCTTAAATCGCGCTACAATAGGTCACGTGGGTCCGTGCGCAGCTCGAATAACTTTTTTATGATTCATTTTGAGAATCTGAAACTTTCCAGAAATCTTTTTGCGAAAATATCCATagtatattgttttaaaatgagaaatcgaaatatttaaaccGAACTGAAATATCGTGAGTTAAATATAAAATgtcattaaaattataaaatcaaaGTTGTTGCTGTTTCTTGTTTATTTGCATGTTCCCCCACTCCaaccaaataaatatttagaaaagTTGTACAGATATTACGAATATTTTGGTACAAAATTTGCCCGACTGCAATCGAGTTATGGGTTTATCGAAAACTAGAGCACTTTTTGTGAGTGCACCGCTCGCCTATAATGTATCTCGCAGTTGCAGATGAAAGCTCAGGAACAAAAAATTCAAGACCACGCTTATAAATCCCAAAAAAATGTACCATTTAATTATCACATTTAAATCACAGCAGATCATATCTTAAATCACAGACCGATTACAAAAGAACATATtataaagaaatgaaaataacaattattttatGACTAACCTCTCTCTGGTAAATTCTTCTTACGATCTTTCAAAACTTGTGCTCTTGGTGGACCCGGAGGATCCAACATTAATGTCACAACTGAAGTATTGTCTGCTCTCATTTTTGTCAAATGCCACCTTTCTAGAGCCTTCTCTACCAACAGTTTGCTTGGATTCAACCAGGTTT containing:
- the Pp2C1 gene encoding uncharacterized protein Pp2C1, whose product is MPASIGVNLRVTGHCRQGGRKYMEDFFSVAYQQTEDEKDLEYAFFGIYDGHGGAEAAAFAKEHLMETIIKHKNFWSDDDEDVLRAIKDGYIATHYAMWREQEKWPRTASGLPSTAGTTASIAFIRRGKIYIGHVGDSGIILGYQEPGCSEWKAKPLTRDHKPENLDEMSRIKSCGGKVVAKSGVPRVVWNRPKIGHQGPVRRSTPIDEIPFLAVARSLGDLWSYNYQSNRFIVSPDPDCSVIKIDTNTHRCLVFGTDGLYNMLNPSMAVHIVQQVERHNENAALSDSTYKTWLNPSKLLVEKALERWHLTKMRADNTSVVTLMLDPPGPPRAQVLKDRKKNLPERGLKIMTRFDGGSTQESSCSSNCDSSPIDHHPLEDVASSNTILESVPDPTPILHPLQHPSNPPPQHNKDECLPITSLPIESTSVSSSDLTSTMTNFPLKERNFLPKPRESTSFDPREPWVTDSGKENCKSQTQDKEDNTIQCNEVSSSNLEVDSACLEDEEEDNFQRNGKHNLRSGKKTKSETASNGTKVKHNGEGESKSMGVKRKLDIDLNSQTQPRKSLRIDNNQKKVEENVGKERKAYEAEEKLKKLAEMADLAKRKAATSSLPSPAQILKAKNVEMKKKSGVLNKPIAKRNIKLVFEKVKKVQTFSKSSSMKGQKLQSAAKTPLKIVAKKATFQRHTKKNASQRQRNVTVTVGNVTDKQSIIKVKPNLKENINVKAKSLLAGKKESPAKVVKSASSNVAETSKISLRNSGMLNLLGTSSRSTKNSCPAKTPHQKFESKFNTKSLKKKLQQKTESIKRNVMRKK